A single genomic interval of Daucus carota subsp. sativus chromosome 1, DH1 v3.0, whole genome shotgun sequence harbors:
- the LOC108197237 gene encoding amino acid permease 2 — protein sequence MATEQSILQISMSLDSKCFDDDDRLKRTGTVWTASAHIITAVIGSGVLSLAWATAQLGWVTGPIVLFLFAFVTCYTSCLLASCYRSGDPVTGRRNYTYMDAVEANLGDFKVKICGAIQYLNLFGVAIGYTISASISMAAIRRSNCFHDSHSKDPCHFSNNPYMLAFGAMGIFFSQIPDFNQICWLSIVAAVMSFTYSLIGLGLGISKVAETGKFKGSLTGISIGTVTQTQKIWGSFQALGAIAFAYSYSLVLIEIEDTIKSPPSESKTMKKATLLSVSVTSVVYMMIGCFGYAAFGDLAPKNLLTGFGFYNPFWLVDIANIAIVIHLVGAYQVSCQPLFAYVEKHAATKFPQSSFINKEYNINLFLKAYKLNLFRLVWRILFVISTTIIPMVMPFFENIAGILGAIGFWPLTVYFPVEMYIVQEKIPKWSTRWIGLQILNVACLIICTVAAVGSFAGLVTDLKVFKPFHTNY from the exons ATGGCAACTGAGCAAAGCATCTTACAAATCTCCATGTCACTTGACTCCAAGTGTTTCGATGACGATGATCGTCTCAAAAGAACAG GGACCGTTTGGACTGCAAGTGCTCATATAATAACGGCAGTGATTGGTTCCGGTGTTCTCTCCTTAGCTTGGGCCACTGCACAGCTTGGCTGGGTTACTGGTCCCATTGTTTTGTTCTTGTTCGCCTTTGTCACTTGCTACACTTCTTGCTTGTTGGCCTCTTGTTATCGTTCCGGTGATCCTGTCACCGGAAGGAGAAACTATACTTATATGGATGCTGTCGAAGCTAATCTTG GTGATTTCAAGGTTAAAATCTGTGGGGCAATTCAATACTTGAATCTCTTTGGCGTTGCTATTGGATACACAATTTCAGCATCTATAAGCATGGC GGCTATAAGAAGGTCGAATTGTTTCCATGATAGTCATTCAAAGGATCCTTGCCATTTCTCGAACAACCCTTATATGCTTGCATTTGGTGCCATGGGAATATTCTTCTCGCAAATCCCAGATTTTAATCAGATCTGTTGGCTTTCAATTGTGGCTGCTGTTATGTCCTTCACCTACTCTTTAATAGGTCTTGGACTTGGTATCTCCAAAGTTGCAG AGACCGGAAAATTTAAAGGAAGCCTTACTGGGATTAGCATTGGTACGGTTACTCAAACACAAAAGATATGGGGGAGCTTCCAAGCACTTGGGGCCATAGCTTTTGCCTATTCCTACTCTCTCGTCCTTATTGAAATTGAGGATACCATAAAATCTCCCCCTTCAGAATCCAAGACTATGAAGAAAGCTACACTACTGAGTGTTTCTGTGACAAGTGTTGTCTACATGATGATTGGATGTTTTGGATACGCAGCATTTGGAGACCTGGCCCCCAAAAACCTCCTCACGggatttggattttacaacCCCTTTTGGCTTGTTGACATTGCCAACATAGCCATAGTAATCCACCTTGTTGGTGCCTACCAAGTTTCATGCCAACCCTTATTTGCATATGTCGAAAAACATGCTGCAACAAAGTTTCCCCAAAGCTCCTTCATTAATAAAGAATACAACATTAATCTCTTCCTCAAGGCATACAAGCTCAATCTTTTCCGCTTGGTTTGGAGGATACTATTCGTGATTAGTACCACAATCATACCTATGGTTATGCCCTTCTTTGAAAACATTGCTGGCATTCTTGGAGCCATCGGGTTTTGGCCATTGACCGTGTACTTTCCGGTGGAGATGTATATAGTCCAAGAAAAGATACCAAAGTGGAGCACCAGATGGATTGGTCTGCAGATCTTGAATGTTGCTTGCCTAATCATCTGTACTGTGGCAGCAGTTGGTTCATTTGCCGGACTTGTTACTGATCTCAAGGTTTTTAAGCCATTTCATACCAATTACTAG